The Brassica napus cultivar Da-Ae chromosome C7, Da-Ae, whole genome shotgun sequence genome has a segment encoding these proteins:
- the LOC106348943 gene encoding endoplasmin homolog produces the protein MRKRTLVSVLFLFSLLFLLPDQGRKLHASAEDSTDEVTDPPKVEEKLGGHGGLSTDSDVVHRESESISKKSLRSNAEKFEFQAEVSRLMDIIINSLYSNKDIFLRELISNASDALDKIRFLALTDKDVLGEGDTAKLEIQIKLDKAKKILCIRDRGIGMTKEDLIKNLGTIAKSGTSAFVEKMQSSGDLNLIGQFGVGFYSAYLVADYIEVISKHNDDIQHVWESKADGKFAVSEDTWNEPLGRGTEIRLHLRDEAGEYLEESKLKDLVKRYSEFINFPIHLWASKEVETEVPVEEDESTEEETETPSTEVEKEEDAEDEDSEKKQKTKKVKETVYEWELLNDVKAIWLRSPKEVTEEEYTKFYHSLSKDFSEEKPMAWSHFNAEGDVEFKAVLYVPPKAPHDLYESYYNSNKANLKLYVRRVFISDEFDELLPKYLSFLKGLVDSDTLPLNVSREMLQQHSSLKTIKKKLIRKALDMIRKLAEEDPDEVHDDDKKDVEKSGENDEKKGQYTKFWNEFGKSIKLGIIEDASNRNRLAKLLRFETTKSDGKLTSLDQYIKRMKKGQKDVFYITGSSKEQLEKSPFLERLIKKGYEVIFFTDPVDEYLMQYLMDYEDKKFQNVSKEGLKVGKDSKVKELKEAFKELTKWWKESLASENVDDVKISNRLADTPCVVVTSKFGWSANMERIMQSQTLSDANKQAYMRGKRVLEINPRHPIIKELKERVASDPEDESVKETAQLMYQTALIESGFVLNDPKDFAGRIYNSVKSSLKISPDAVAEEEVEAEETETSEDATEAKSDDLPGGGLNIEAEQVEDEAPTKDEL, from the exons ATGAGGAAGAGGACGTTAGTGTCCGTGTTGTTCCTTTTCTCACTTCTCTTCCTTCTTCCAGATCAAG GAAGAAAGCTACACGCGAGTGCGGAAGATAGCACCGACGAAGTTACAGATCCACCGAAGGTAGAGGAGAAACTCGGCGGTCACGGCGGTTTATCCACTGATTCAGATGTTGTTCACAG AGAGTCTGAATCGATATCGAAGAAGTCACTACGAAGCAACGCGGAGAAGTTTGAGTTCCAAGCTGAGGTTTCTCGGCTCATGGACATTATCATCAACTCTCTATACAGTAACAAGGACATTTTCCTTAGAGAGTTGATCTCCAACGCTTCTGAT gCGTTGGATAAGATTAGGTTCCTTGCACTCACTGATAAAGATGTTTTGGGTGAAGGTGACACTGCTAAGCTTGAGATCCAG ATTAAGCTAGACAAAGCAAAGAAGATTCTTTGTATCCGGGACCGTGGAATTGGAATGACTAAGGAAGACCTGATCAAGAACCTTGGTACCATTGCAAAATCTGGAACCTCAG CTTTTGTTGAGAAAATGCAATCAAGCGGGGATCTAAACCTTATTGGACAATTTGGAGTTGGATTCTACTCTGCCTATCTTGTTGCTGACTACATTGAAGTCATTAGCAAGCACAATGATGACATCCA ACATGTATGGGAGTCAAAGGCTGATGGTAAATTTGCGGTTTCGGAGGATACATGGAATGAGCCACTTGGACGTGGAACTGAGATTAGATTACATCTTAGAGATGAAGCTGGCGAGTACCTTGAGGAGAGTAAACTTAAG GATTTGGTGAAGAGATATTCAGAGTTCATTAACTTCCCTATCCACCTATGGGCTAGCAAAGAGGTTGAAACTGAGGTCCCAGTTGAGGAAGATGAATCAACTGAAGAGGAAACTG AAACTCCCTCTACCGAGgtagagaaggaagaagatgcTGAGGATGAAGACAGCGAGAAGAAGCAGAAAACTAAGAAGGTGAAAGAAACAGTTTATGAATGGGAGCTTCTGAATGATGTTAAGGCCATATGGCTCAGAAGTCCAAAGGAGGTGACTGAGGAAGAGTACACTAAATTCTATCACTCTCTCTCAAAGGATTTCTCTGAGGAGAAGCCAATGGCTTGGAGTCACTTCAATGCTGAAGGTGATGTTGAATTCAAGGCTGTGTTGTATGTTCCTCCTAAAGCTCCACATGATCTGTACGAGAGCTACTACAACAGCAACAAGGCCAACTTGAAGCTCTATGTCAGGAGAGTCTTCATCTCTGACGAGTTTGATGAGCTTCTGCCTAAATATTTGAGTTTCTTGAAAGGTCTTGTTGACTCGGACACATTGCCTCTAAATGTATCAAGAGAAATGCTTCAACAACACAGCAGCTTAAAGACAATAAAGAAGAAGCTTATCCGTAAGGCCCTTGATATGATCCGCAAGCTCGCTGAAGAGGACCCTGATGAGGTCCATGATGATGACAAGAAAG ATGTGGAGAAGTCTGGTGAGAATGACGAGAAGAAAGGTCAATACACCAAGTTCTGGAACGAGTTTGGCAAGTCTATTAAACTTGGCATCATTGAGGATGCTTCTAACAGGAACCGCTTAGCAAAGCTTCTTCGTTTTGAGAC AACAAAGTCCGATGGAAAACTGACTTCACTGGATCAGTACATCAAGAGAATGAAAAAGGGGCAGAAGGACGTGTTCTACATCACAGGAAGCAGCAAGGAACAGCTGGAGAAATCTCCATTCCTGGAGAGACTCATCAAAAAGGGGTATGAGGTCATCTTCTTCACAGACCCCGTTGATGAGTACTTGATGCAATACCTGATGGACTACGAGGACAAGAAGTTTCAGAACGTGTCGAAAGAAGGGTTGAAGGTTGGGAAAGACTCTAAAGTCAAGGAGCTGAAGGAAGCGTTCAAGGAGCTGACAAAGTGGTGGAAGGAGAGTCTGGCTAGTGAGAATGTTGACGATGTTAAAATCAGTAACAGGTTGGCTGACACTCCTTGTGTGGTTGTGACGTCCAAGTTTGGATGGAGTGCAAACATGGAGAGGATCATGCAGTCACAGACTCTCTCTGATGCTAACAAGCAAGCTTACATGAGAGGAAAGAGGGTGTTGGAGATTAATCCACGGCACCCTATCATCAAAGAGCTCAAGGAAAGAGTTGCTAGCGACCCTGAG GATGAGAGTGTGAAAGAGACTGCTCAGCTCATGTACCAGACGGCTTTGATAGAGAGTGGATTTGTACTAAACGATCCAAAAGACTTTGCAGGGCGTATTTACAACTCAGTCAAGAGCAGTCTTAAAATCAGTCCTGATGCAGTAGCGGAAGAGGAAGTGGAAGCAGAGGAAACAGAGACCAGTGAGGACGCTACTGAGGCAAAATCAGACGACTTGCCTGGTGGTGGTCTGAACATTGAAGCTGAACAGGTTGAGGATGAGGCACCAACCAAGGATGAACTGTAG
- the LOC106348941 gene encoding serine-rich adhesin for platelets, producing MALEDFFTLTELRDGLTVTSRVQELVSVMQSNKDSVLKDAGDASRQWTAVASTIAVTKNRECLDVFVNLDGVRYFGSWLAEAQTLGNESVDKSVDESILALLEAVENIGVDGSRLVSSGIWVAVKKLVDHGSSRVQDQARKLFDSWKDKVVNDHSERDIESCSKAHDDEMRVVAVSMEISGLKSGVTLCSTQSSKEKQCPEITDEALPSGTSGENNSDQDKGLELQNDKVGSASNVNSHRSNMMTETLNESSTDVIMKDVQDNLSPKGKGSMRETIVPTVSSSLLSSERGSVEGASNAPLGAEISKEKHLGIYGDFPEKMGGAVAVSSSSAGHVAASSDSVIASMELEKNEVRRNASETIYGSDDASLAHSSKHVPSLAHVRDNQDSDNSSRLSGGHGRNDKLESDSMTTAHAENEDKKDGKDHLDIKKKVKRKKNRRSSRSMTISQRLGAIDKTTADIDLGILDALEVATKVAQEVAREVDSGEASQSSSDEELSDESGQSGSQDSHDDELHTGSPSKGLSMGESHSIEEPHVGDEDVMDEKNDKLENGMMNTDDVKEKHLAVAAKSEVGRENSPCGFDLNEDICPDETDVVMSISESGMPAASPLQLERSLSAKGSGAPRGDSRDKQALCIDLNVAEVGDDQVEDQTPWKQFPFSSSNSRDGESSHEPNLRGSSRFNLDLNCANEDDDMPPPSEVKMETRLFLSRNSQQSASPVSSLSVAQQSGKEVNFDLNDRPQFFIESRDQGPYYGQHPWSTVPYGGEKLDEPVMSLLGTKVDFDRKDSVSQMPSFLSNGKSLEPAVGLFMGRTGSSLGLAPGVSFSPAPTYGYNGFTGPPPGMSMSPSPMYVPGTAIPYMVDARGTPVMMPQMMGSAPYAQPPFPQQHMFMSLAGGSPSLNGSVRPQFDQSSGFGVEMGNRESLSLRQFLSPGNMGEHSRASVEPSSSLSIGIGGKRKEPETPRWEFPPPWR from the coding sequence ATGGCGCTCGAGGATTTCTTTACCCTGACGGAGTTAAGAGATGGACTCACTGTCACTTCTCGTGTCCAAGAGCTCGTGTCTGTCATGCAGAGTAACAAAGACTCTGTTTTGAAGGATGCTGGCGATGCTTCTAGACAATGGACAGCTGTTGCAAGCACGATCGCGGTCACGAAGAACAGAGAGTGTCTTgatgtttttgtaaatttagaTGGAGTTCGTTACTTTGGTAGCTGGTTGGCAGAAGCGCAGACGCTGGGTAACGAATCGGTTGATAAGTCTGTAGACGAGTCGATTCTTGCTTTGTTAGAAGCTGTTGAAAACATAGGTGTAGATGGTTCGAGGTTAGTTTCTTCTGGGATATGGGTTGCTGTCAAGAAACTTGTTGACCATGGTAGTTCTCGTGTTCAGGATCAGGCGAGAAAGCTCTTTGATAGTTGGAAGGATAAAGTAGTTAATGACCATTCTGAACGTGACATTGAAAGCTGTAGCAAAGCTCATGACGATGAGATGAGAGTTGTAGCAGTAAGCATGGAGATCAGTGGGCTAAAATCAGGTGTTACTCTTTGCTCAACGCAAAGTAGTAAAGAAAAACAGTGTCCTGAAATAACAGATGAAGCCTTACCGTCAGGAACCTCAGGAGAAAACAACTCAGATCAGGATAAGGGTTTGGAACTGCAGAATGACAAGGTTGGGTCAGCCTCGAACGTGAATTCTCACCGCTCTAATATGATGACTGAGACTTTGAATGAATCATCCACCGATGTTATTATGAAAGATGTTCAAGACAATCTTTCACCGAAGGGAAAAGGCTCCATGAGAGAGACTATTGTGCCTACTGTCTCTAGTAGCCTTCTTAGCTCAGAACGTGGTAGTGTTGAGGGCGCATCAAATGCTCCGCTGGGTGCTGAGATATCCAAGGAGAAGCATTTGGGAATCTATGGAGATTTTCCTGAAAAAATGGGTGGAGCTGTAGCAGTGTCATCTAGTTCAGCAGGACATGTAGCTGCGTCTTCTGATTCTGTTATTGCCAGTATGGAGTTGGAGAAAAATGAAGTGAGAAGGAATGCGTCTGAGACAATATATGGGTCTGACGATGCGAGTCTTGCCCATAGTAGCAAACATGTGCCTTCATTGGCTCATGTGAGGGACAATCAGGATTCCGACAATTCATCAAGATTATCAGGTGGTCATGGTAGAAATGATAAACTTGAGAGTGACAGTATGACGACTGCTCATGCTGAGAATGAAGACAAGAAAGATGGTAAGGACCATTTAGACataaagaaaaaagtaaaaCGGAAAAAAAACCGCAGGTCTTCTAGATCAATGACCATATCCCAGCGCCTTGGAGCAATCGACAAAACAACGGCTGATATTGACCTTGGTATTTTGGATGCCTTGGAGGTCGCTACCAAAGTCGCACAGGAAGTGGCAAGAGAAGTGGACTCTGGGGAAGCTTCTCAAAGTTCTTCTGACGAAGAACTATCTGATGAAAGCGGGCAGTCTGGTTCGCAAGACTCCCACGATGATGAGCTACACACGGGTTCTCCATCTAAGGGACTATCAATGGGTGAAAGCCATTCCATTGAAGAACCGCATGTTGGAGATGAAGATGTAATGGATGAGAAGAATGACAAACTTGAGAATGGGATGATGAACACTGATGATGTTAAAGAGAAGCACCTGGCAGTAGCTGCTAAATCCGAAGTAGGGAGAGAGAATAGTCCATGTGGCTTTGACCTCAATGAAGATATTTGTCCTGATGAAACAGATGTCGTTATGTCTATTTCAGAATCTGGTATGCCTGCAGCGTCACCATTGCAGTTAGAAAGATCTCTTAGCGCGAAAGGATCGGGTGCTCCTAGAGGGGATTCAAGAGATAAGCAGGCGTTATGTATCGATCTGAATGTAGCTGAGGTAGGAGATGATCAAGTTGAAGATCAAACTCCCTGGAAACAGTTTCCTTTCTCCTCATCAAACTCTAGGGATGGAGAATCGTCACACGAACCTAATCTCCGGGGATCAAGCAGGTTCAACCTGGATTTGAATTGTGCAAACGAGGACGATGACATGCCTCCACCTTCTGAGGTGAAGATGGAAACGAGATTGTTTCTTAGTCGCAATAGTCAGCAAAGTGCCTCTCCTGTCTCCTCATTGTCAGTTGCTCAGCAATCAGGGAAGGAAGTAAACTTTGACTTGAATGACAGGCCACAGTTTTTCATTGAGTCACGTGATCAGGGTCCCTACTATGGGCAGCACCCATGGAGCACAGTCCCCTATGGAGGTGAAAAATTGGATGAACCGGTTATGTCCCTATTGGGTACAAAAGTGGACTTTGACAGAAAAGACTCTGTATCCCAGATGCCTTCGTTCTTGTCCAATGGCAAGTCCCTCGAGCCAGCAGTAGGATTATTCATGGGAAGAACGGGAAGCTCTTTGGGTTTAGCCCCTGGTGTGTCCTTTTCTCCAGCCCCTACTTATGGGTACAACGGATTCACTGGTCCTCCTCCTGGTATGTCAATGTCACCATCGCCCATGTATGTTCCTGGAACAGCTATCCCATACATGGTGGACGCAAGGGGCACGCCAGTGATGATGCCTCAGATGATGGGATCGGCTCCATATGCGCAGCCACCATTCCCTCAACAGCACATGTTCATGAGCTTAGCGGGTGGATCTCCTAGTCTGAATGGATCAGTGCGGCCACAGTTTGATCAGAGCTCTGGGTTTGGGGTTGAGATGGGAAACAGAGAGTCGCTAAGTTTGAGGCAGTTTCTATCACCGGGGAATATGGGAGAGCATTCACGAGCAAGCGTAGAGCCTTCATCGAGTTTGTCTATTGGCATTGGTGGAAAGCGGAAAGAGCCGGAGACACCACGTTGGGAGTTCCCTCCTCCATGGAGGTGA
- the LOC106350780 gene encoding E3 ubiquitin-protein ligase APD2-like, producing the protein MALSTTARLVVYITFLGTIMFLIFLILKSLNDCDTEDDDMESLPLVAGQEVVTIWTPLVYEPSGVTGNRDFETASFSSAEDVDYSTLCVICFEERRNCFFVPCGHSATCKGCALRIMSEENKVCPICRRVIRKSKRLPLNL; encoded by the exons ATGGCGCTATCCACCACCGCTAGATTGGTGGTTTATATAACGTTTTTGG GGACTATAATGTTccttatatttttgatattgaAATCTCTGAACGATTGTGATACGGAAGATGATGACATGGAGAGTTTACCATTGGTAGCAGGACAAGAAGTAGTCACCATCTGGACGCCGTTGGTCTACGAGCCGTCGGGGGTAACGGGGAACAGAGATTTTGAAACGGCGTCGTTTAGCTCCGCTGAGGATGTGGACTACTCGACATTGTGTGTAATATGTTTCGAGGAACGAAGAAACTGTTTTTTCGTACCGTGCGGTCACTCTGCCACTTGTAAGGGATGTGCTCTGAGGATCATGTCGGAAGAAAACAAGGTGTGTCCGATTTGCCGGAGGGTGATACGCAAATCTAAGAGATTACCGCTGAATCTTTGA